A stretch of Crossiella cryophila DNA encodes these proteins:
- a CDS encoding AAA family ATPase produces MPELLGRTEAIATLRAAVGRGGFVLVTGEAGIGKTSLVTAVSAQTDALVLTGACWGDAGVPDRWPWVQITRALRAAATPAEWSSAAPTLEALLGEREPAEFPLADALTELLTTLAARRPVLLVLEDLHWADTASVTLLEFIVQHTRHSTLVIVATYRDGEVNDPGHPLAATLPALSAKAIQLPLGGLDEQAVGELIIRTTGMTPDTDLVTHIHHRTAGNPFFVEQTARLWQGGSPLDTLDPGISALLHRRLSRLPEQVVDLLGTVAILGHTAHRDLLTALHPTAPVPRLLDQAQAARLIRPDGNHIRFQHDLLRDTVRNGLSTPATRHAAVVNAATNPALAALLLPAELAHHAHHGAAALPAAEVLRHQLTAAEEATARFAFDEAARHYRHALLHLPNPTLAPPQTTHTHPTPAHIDPAHTSPTSPARAHPVTHDSAPPHPAHSHPAPPDPAHPQTRPAQSHSLQTDPAQPHTTQPHAAPPLPSRPHGQLLRARIQLHLGESAHLAGDRATARAAFSAAMATARDLNNPELLARTALTLFWLSRQDRADPEHLVFIRDVHTRLVPDAPADHDQTGNDLSRHAANLARQVGDDSSLRFALLARLGSLWAMGTAQARAELTVELLDLARRTQDANLTFEATAWRASALLELGDPAHQAAHQAVQVMAARTNLPVHRHEAEVSGALLATLRGEFAAARAQADKARDTGDQPYFSAHDLWTLQRTAIALRQGRPEELLRILSHRDPHFLPLLDAVLATHHGDLDTATRLLAEEGTPSRWFKALWLRLRTETAILSANPTQIAAIRADLLPYADQWAITGTVVVEGPVRGWLAALDAAEGNWPSAISGYTAVIKAATHLNAHPWVAEARARLAQVLLARDAADETGRALLAVAEEEAARMGMVLPAQPALPGLAMSPTPAVLPAPAVLPAPAQVVPPAQVVPPVQAMAANLDWPPAGSGGQQASPLPATEHGPTTPPAPSPDGGPATPVTVPSSNPAAAAALPGSNPTTAITLPDSSPTTPATSPGGRPIAPHAPGPGSSASPVAPRTDQSPAPGPTEVRHPAAPGTSSSTNDQTAPPATPGEQSVGVSAVASVDASLGENVFRSEGGVWTLSFGGRTVHLADTKGLRDLHFLLGAPDGEASAVRLLAPEGGEVVAAARGFGGDAVLDDAAKAAYRRRLVALEEEIEDAVDDRRAMALDRERQALIDELRAATGLLGRSRRLGDEAERARKAVTNRIRDTLRRLDTRHPELARHLREAVFTGATCRYRPVTPVRWRL; encoded by the coding sequence GTGCCAGAACTGCTCGGTCGCACCGAAGCCATCGCCACCCTGCGAGCCGCCGTGGGCCGTGGTGGTTTCGTGCTGGTCACCGGCGAGGCGGGGATCGGCAAGACCAGCCTGGTCACCGCCGTGTCCGCGCAGACCGACGCCCTGGTGCTCACCGGAGCCTGCTGGGGCGACGCCGGCGTGCCCGACCGCTGGCCCTGGGTGCAGATCACCCGAGCGCTGCGCGCCGCCGCCACCCCAGCCGAATGGTCCTCCGCGGCCCCCACCCTGGAAGCCCTGCTCGGCGAACGCGAACCAGCCGAGTTCCCCCTGGCCGACGCCCTCACCGAACTGCTGACCACCCTGGCCGCCCGCCGCCCGGTCCTGCTGGTGCTGGAAGACCTGCACTGGGCCGACACGGCCTCGGTGACCCTGCTCGAATTCATCGTCCAGCACACCCGCCACAGCACCCTGGTCATCGTCGCCACCTACCGCGACGGCGAGGTCAACGACCCCGGCCACCCCCTGGCCGCCACCCTGCCCGCGTTGTCCGCCAAGGCAATCCAACTCCCCCTGGGCGGCCTGGACGAACAGGCGGTTGGCGAACTCATCATCCGCACCACCGGCATGACCCCGGACACGGACCTGGTGACCCACATCCACCACCGCACCGCGGGAAACCCCTTCTTCGTAGAACAAACCGCCCGCCTCTGGCAGGGCGGCAGCCCCCTGGACACCCTGGACCCAGGCATCAGCGCCCTGCTGCACCGCAGACTTTCCCGCCTCCCGGAACAGGTCGTGGACCTGCTCGGCACCGTGGCGATCCTGGGCCACACCGCCCACCGAGACCTACTGACCGCCCTGCACCCCACTGCCCCGGTACCCCGCCTGCTCGACCAGGCCCAGGCAGCCCGCCTGATCCGCCCCGACGGCAACCACATCCGCTTCCAGCACGACCTACTCCGCGACACAGTCCGCAATGGACTGTCCACCCCAGCCACCCGCCACGCCGCGGTGGTCAACGCCGCCACCAACCCGGCCCTGGCCGCCCTGCTGCTGCCGGCCGAACTGGCCCACCACGCCCACCACGGCGCCGCGGCCCTCCCAGCGGCCGAAGTCCTGCGCCACCAACTCACCGCCGCCGAAGAAGCCACCGCCCGCTTCGCCTTCGACGAAGCAGCCCGCCACTACCGCCACGCCCTGCTCCACCTCCCCAACCCCACCCTCGCCCCGCCGCAAACCACGCACACCCACCCCACCCCAGCCCACATCGACCCAGCCCACACCTCGCCGACCAGCCCCGCTCGCGCTCACCCCGTCACGCACGACTCCGCTCCGCCCCACCCCGCTCACAGCCACCCCGCGCCGCCCGACCCCGCCCACCCACAGACCCGCCCTGCCCAGTCCCACTCCCTCCAGACCGACCCTGCTCAGCCCCACACCACCCAGCCCCACGCCGCTCCTCCCCTGCCGTCACGCCCCCACGGTCAGCTCCTGCGGGCCCGTATCCAGCTGCATCTCGGCGAGTCCGCCCACCTCGCGGGTGACCGGGCCACCGCCCGCGCCGCCTTCAGTGCCGCCATGGCCACCGCCCGCGACCTGAACAACCCCGAACTCCTGGCCCGCACCGCCCTGACCCTGTTCTGGCTGAGCCGCCAGGACCGCGCCGATCCCGAGCACCTGGTCTTCATCCGGGACGTGCACACCCGGCTGGTCCCGGACGCCCCCGCCGACCACGACCAGACCGGCAACGACCTCAGCCGCCACGCCGCCAACCTGGCCCGCCAGGTCGGCGATGACAGTTCCCTGCGCTTCGCCCTGCTGGCCCGCCTGGGTTCCCTCTGGGCGATGGGCACCGCCCAGGCCCGCGCCGAGCTGACGGTCGAACTCCTGGACCTGGCCCGCCGAACCCAGGACGCCAACCTGACCTTCGAGGCCACCGCCTGGCGTGCCAGCGCCCTGCTGGAACTGGGCGACCCCGCCCATCAGGCCGCGCACCAGGCAGTCCAGGTCATGGCCGCCCGCACCAACCTCCCGGTCCACCGCCACGAGGCCGAGGTCAGCGGCGCCCTGCTGGCCACCCTGCGCGGCGAGTTCGCCGCCGCCCGCGCCCAGGCCGACAAGGCCAGGGACACCGGCGACCAGCCCTACTTCAGCGCCCACGACCTCTGGACCCTGCAACGCACCGCCATCGCCCTGCGCCAGGGCCGCCCCGAGGAACTGCTCCGCATCCTGTCCCACCGCGATCCCCACTTCCTGCCCCTGCTGGACGCGGTGCTCGCCACCCACCACGGCGACCTGGACACCGCCACCCGCCTCCTGGCCGAGGAGGGCACCCCGTCCCGCTGGTTCAAGGCCCTCTGGCTCCGCCTGCGCACCGAAACCGCCATCCTGTCCGCCAACCCGACCCAGATCGCCGCCATCCGCGCCGACCTGCTCCCCTACGCCGACCAGTGGGCGATCACCGGCACCGTGGTGGTCGAGGGCCCCGTCCGAGGCTGGCTGGCCGCCCTGGACGCCGCCGAGGGCAACTGGCCGTCCGCCATCAGCGGCTACACCGCGGTAATCAAAGCCGCCACCCACCTCAACGCCCACCCCTGGGTCGCCGAGGCCCGCGCCCGGCTCGCGCAGGTCCTGCTGGCCAGGGACGCCGCGGATGAGACGGGCCGGGCGTTGCTCGCGGTGGCGGAGGAGGAGGCCGCGCGGATGGGAATGGTGCTTCCCGCGCAACCGGCGCTGCCTGGACTGGCGATGTCGCCTACGCCGGCGGTGTTGCCCGCACCAGCGGTGTTGCCCGCGCCCGCACAGGTGGTGCCGCCTGCACAGGTGGTGCCGCCCGTTCAGGCGATGGCGGCCAACCTCGATTGGCCGCCCGCGGGGTCCGGTGGCCAGCAGGCTTCGCCTCTGCCCGCGACCGAGCACGGACCAACCACACCACCAGCCCCATCTCCGGACGGTGGCCCAGCCACTCCGGTCACGGTGCCAAGCAGCAACCCAGCCGCCGCGGCCGCACTGCCGGGCAGCAACCCAACCACTGCGATCACGCTGCCGGACAGCAGTCCCACCACTCCGGCCACGTCGCCGGGCGGTCGCCCCATCGCACCGCACGCGCCCGGTCCTGGATCGTCGGCTTCGCCAGTCGCGCCCCGCACTGACCAGTCCCCGGCGCCAGGCCCAACGGAGGTCCGGCACCCCGCCGCACCCGGCACCAGCAGCTCCACCAACGACCAGACCGCTCCCCCTGCCACCCCGGGAGAACAGTCCGTCGGCGTGTCGGCTGTGGCTTCTGTCGATGCCTCGCTGGGGGAGAACGTGTTCCGGTCCGAGGGCGGGGTGTGGACGCTCAGCTTCGGTGGCCGAACCGTTCATCTCGCGGATACCAAGGGACTTCGGGATCTGCATTTCTTGCTGGGTGCGCCGGATGGGGAGGCGTCCGCGGTGCGGTTGCTGGCGCCGGAGGGTGGCGAGGTGGTGGCCGCGGCTCGCGGTTTTGGTGGGGATGCCGTGCTTGATGACGCGGCCAAGGCGGCCTATCGGCGTCGGCTGGTGGCGTTGGAGGAGGAGATCGAGGATGCCGTGGATGATCGGCGGGCCATGGCGCTGGATCGGGAACGCCAGGCGTTGATCGACGAGCTGCGCGCGGCCACCGGTCTGCTGGGACGGTCCCGCCGCCTGGGTGATGAGGCGGAACGCGCGCGCAAGGCCGTGACCAACCGCATTCGGGACACGCTGCGCCGCTTGGACACCCGGCATCCGGAGCTGGCCCGGCATCTCCGGGAGGCCGTGTTCACCGGCGCCACCTGCCGGTATCGGCCGGTGACGCCGGTCAGGTGGCGGCTGTGA
- a CDS encoding epoxide hydrolase family protein → MTISPFRISIPEVDLVDLRVRLAATRWPDALPGVGWSRGVPPDYLRALVEYWRTTYDWRAQEAALNEFPQFSTEIDGQTVHFLHVTSAEPGATPLILLHGWPGSFVEFQDVIGPLTDPAAHGGDPADAFHLVIPSLPGFAFSSPLAEPGWNSRRMAAAMVELMARLGYQRYGVQGGDTGSWVGPDMGRLVPDRVVGVHVNALMSFPIGVEGELDELSEPDADRWARMQNFNDGYLQVQSQRPQTLAYALHDSPAGQLAWIMEKFKELTFPEKGLPEEAISRDRMLTDISLYWLTGTAGSAAQIYYESITAAAWSEQDSGNSTTSSGVPTGVLVGPMDVTVRRFAERDHNIVRWTEYDRGGHFFAMEAPELFTADVRDFFRSLLRP, encoded by the coding sequence GTGACGATCTCCCCGTTCCGGATCTCCATCCCCGAGGTGGATCTGGTCGACCTGCGCGTCCGGCTGGCGGCCACCCGCTGGCCGGACGCGTTACCCGGGGTCGGCTGGAGCCGTGGCGTGCCGCCGGACTACCTGCGTGCGCTGGTCGAGTACTGGCGCACCACCTACGACTGGCGCGCGCAGGAGGCGGCACTCAACGAGTTCCCGCAGTTCAGCACGGAGATCGACGGGCAGACCGTGCACTTCCTGCACGTCACCTCCGCCGAGCCCGGCGCGACCCCGCTGATCCTGCTTCACGGCTGGCCAGGCTCGTTCGTGGAGTTCCAGGACGTCATCGGTCCGCTGACCGATCCAGCCGCCCACGGCGGCGACCCGGCTGACGCCTTCCACCTGGTGATCCCGTCCCTGCCCGGCTTCGCCTTCTCCTCTCCGCTGGCCGAACCCGGCTGGAACAGCAGGAGGATGGCGGCCGCGATGGTCGAGCTGATGGCCCGGCTGGGCTACCAGCGATACGGGGTGCAGGGCGGCGACACGGGTTCGTGGGTCGGGCCGGACATGGGGCGGCTGGTCCCGGACCGGGTCGTCGGCGTGCACGTGAACGCGCTGATGTCGTTCCCGATCGGCGTCGAAGGCGAGCTGGACGAGCTGAGCGAGCCGGACGCGGATCGCTGGGCGAGGATGCAGAACTTCAACGACGGCTACCTCCAGGTCCAGTCCCAGCGCCCGCAGACCCTGGCCTATGCCCTGCACGACTCTCCAGCGGGGCAGCTGGCCTGGATCATGGAGAAGTTCAAGGAACTGACCTTCCCGGAGAAAGGACTGCCGGAGGAGGCCATCTCCCGAGACCGGATGCTGACCGACATCAGCCTCTACTGGCTGACCGGCACCGCGGGATCGGCCGCCCAGATCTACTACGAGAGCATCACCGCGGCCGCCTGGTCCGAGCAGGACTCCGGGAACAGCACCACGTCCAGTGGTGTGCCGACCGGGGTACTGGTGGGGCCGATGGATGTCACCGTCCGCCGGTTCGCCGAACGAGACCACAACATCGTCCGCTGGACCGAGTACGACCGCGGCGGTCACTTCTTCGCCATGGAGGCGCCGGAGCTGTTCACCGCGGATGTGCGCGACTTCTTCCGCAGCCTGCTCCGGCCGTAA
- a CDS encoding NAD(P)H-binding protein, with protein sequence MTILVAGATGTVGRQVVRQLLAGGHRVRALTRNPEQAGLPAEVELARGDLSNPASVEPALEGVTGLHMITVAGHGTVDTGHELVALAARAGVQRVSVLGGWEETSVEQALSASDLGWTWLRPVEFMANATEWAEEIRTEGLVRVFGNAPSAAVHEADIAAVAVAALTQDGHAGQSYLLTGPEALTAAERIALLSAATGHEIKVVQQTEEELRAGMAAAGMDSDYIDFAVELGANPPDIGKHPVPTVGEVVGRPALTFAQWATENADLFRPDKGSQ encoded by the coding sequence ATGACGATCCTGGTGGCTGGGGCGACTGGCACGGTGGGCCGACAGGTGGTGCGGCAGCTGCTGGCCGGGGGGCACCGGGTGCGGGCGCTGACTCGGAACCCGGAGCAGGCTGGGCTGCCCGCCGAGGTCGAGCTGGCCCGTGGCGATCTGAGCAACCCGGCGAGCGTGGAGCCCGCGCTGGAGGGTGTCACCGGTCTGCACATGATCACCGTGGCCGGGCACGGGACGGTGGATACCGGACACGAGCTGGTGGCACTGGCGGCGCGGGCCGGCGTCCAGCGGGTCAGCGTGCTCGGTGGCTGGGAGGAGACCAGCGTCGAGCAGGCGCTCTCCGCCAGCGACCTGGGGTGGACCTGGCTGCGGCCGGTGGAGTTCATGGCCAATGCCACCGAGTGGGCCGAGGAGATCCGCACCGAGGGCCTGGTCCGGGTGTTCGGCAACGCGCCGAGCGCGGCCGTGCACGAGGCCGACATCGCCGCGGTCGCGGTGGCCGCCCTCACCCAGGACGGGCACGCGGGCCAGAGCTACCTGCTGACCGGGCCCGAGGCGCTCACCGCGGCCGAGCGGATCGCCTTACTGTCCGCGGCGACCGGGCACGAGATCAAGGTCGTGCAGCAGACCGAGGAGGAGCTGCGGGCCGGGATGGCCGCGGCGGGCATGGACTCCGACTACATCGACTTCGCGGTCGAGCTGGGGGCGAACCCGCCGGACATCGGCAAGCACCCGGTGCCCACCGTCGGTGAGGTCGTCGGGCGGCCCGCGCTGACCTTCGCCCAGTGGGCCACCGAGAACGCCGACCTGTTCCGGCCCGACAAGGGAAGTCAGTGA
- a CDS encoding SigE family RNA polymerase sigma factor, with translation MAIPAWERDYAEYFSARAPSLRRLAYAMCGDWHLAEDLVQATFIRLYRAWRKIRKETVDAYARRVLINVFLSGTRAKGREHSVADVPDRPTPPTHDSDVRLDLATELAGLPPQQRAMVVLRYLEDLPIAEVAHLLKVAQGTVKSQTARGVAALRAGLAESALAESALAAVTEE, from the coding sequence GTGGCCATCCCAGCCTGGGAGCGGGACTACGCCGAGTACTTCAGCGCGCGTGCTCCCTCGCTCCGGCGGCTCGCCTACGCGATGTGCGGCGACTGGCACCTGGCCGAGGACCTGGTGCAGGCCACCTTCATCCGGCTGTACCGGGCCTGGCGCAAGATCCGCAAGGAGACCGTCGACGCCTACGCCCGCCGGGTGCTGATCAACGTCTTCCTCAGCGGAACCCGCGCCAAGGGCAGGGAACACAGTGTCGCGGACGTGCCGGACCGCCCGACGCCACCAACCCACGACAGCGACGTCCGGCTCGACCTGGCCACCGAACTGGCTGGATTGCCACCCCAGCAACGGGCGATGGTGGTGTTGCGGTATCTGGAAGACCTGCCGATCGCCGAGGTCGCGCACCTGCTCAAGGTCGCCCAGGGCACGGTCAAGAGCCAGACGGCCCGCGGCGTCGCGGCCCTGCGCGCGGGACTCGCCGAATCGGCCCTCGCGGAGTCGGCCCTGGCCGCGGTGACGGAGGAGTGA
- a CDS encoding S8 family serine peptidase, whose translation MRKRRQSAGVVAGIALLVSAGVPGLAGTAVAGEAPERLTGSAAAEWPMEAADRAAAAKPTERAGEQTPEQYERRAAGLAAGLAAEQLTGLATSRTGQQPRDRSAEQAAGRVAEWPAEQAAGRVAEWPAEQAAGRVAEWPAEQAAGRVAERPVELVAGQPTERRSVTLISGDQVVLEPNGEPREVRRGPGREQMSFSVQRRFGRHHVIPADARALLAEGKLDQRLFDVTALAEFGYTDDKRPDLPLILGYQGNGPRAKARGLPGVAGVTVHSELASVSGLAVGVAKRDAAALWATLTGGIGLGSGLAKVWLNGKRKPLLDKSTAQIGAPAAWQAGHTGKGVTVAVLDTGIDSGHPDLTGRVAAAKNFTAEEAKDFVGHGTHVASILAGHGEKYRGVAPEATLVDGKVCDRDGCAEDAILRGMEWAAAERAAKVVNFSVGGDDSPGLDPVEQAVNTLTERHGTLFVAASGNDGGGVPVMSPASADAALAVGAVDRDDQLAHFSNTGPRVGDGAIKPDLTAPGVDIVAARSQHSGGKPEDRHIAKSGTSMATPHVAGAAAILAGQHPDWTADRLKSVLMASARPNPERTVFEQGAGRVDVAAAVATSVTSAPTALNLGIQHSPHHDDEPVVRTVTYHNAGSTPVTLTPGFEVRGPGGVQPPAGMFTVSPATVTAPPGGSAQVTITADTRTGGPDGQYTGRLVAKAGALSVQTPLVIEQEIASYDLTIVHRDRTGVNTAKHSTHVVFLSDNDSRSPTSTDGVVKVRLPKGQYYVEAMIESPASGPAARDIALLAQPTVDLTGDTTVVLDAAISKPVKVTVPPGDAKLVHAEIATARTTKRWPWWNAWTGPTFDGVHTGHVGPPAAATEFSMNVHGQWAEPETPERGERAPYFYSLSWQENGRMPTGFTRKVDHSGLARFEANYRATGDGQAAKAMLWEVLPNGRHTLGPNLIIPLPHKRIEYRNAEFQTLDYLDVIRADNPTGYPLYSLQTGITRHRAQNYVTTWNGAPFSLAYRWYSSATRQGDDLRISIYPHSDQEGHEGYEPSGLQRATLYRDGKEFGEGHSIGNVRMQLPPSAGNYRLESEQNGAGINGFSTKVLSTWNFRSEHVPGTEKAKLPLHLIRFAPRLDEYNRAPADRDFLIPVRVEQQPGAPARTIRQLTTEVSYDDGVTWTVAEKVFGHDGHALVRVRHPRGDGFVSLRAKAVDNAGDSIEQTNVRAYRLG comes from the coding sequence ATGCGGAAACGCAGACAGTCGGCAGGGGTGGTCGCGGGCATCGCGCTGCTGGTCAGCGCGGGTGTGCCGGGCCTGGCGGGCACGGCGGTGGCCGGGGAGGCGCCGGAGCGGCTCACCGGATCGGCGGCGGCAGAGTGGCCGATGGAAGCGGCGGACCGGGCGGCGGCGGCGAAGCCGACGGAACGGGCGGGGGAACAGACACCGGAGCAGTACGAGAGACGGGCGGCGGGGCTGGCCGCGGGACTGGCGGCGGAGCAGCTGACAGGGCTGGCGACGAGTCGGACGGGGCAGCAGCCGAGGGATCGGTCCGCCGAACAGGCGGCGGGACGAGTCGCGGAGTGGCCCGCGGAACAGGCGGCGGGACGAGTCGCGGAGTGGCCCGCGGAACAGGCGGCGGGACGAGTCGCGGAGTGGCCCGCGGAACAGGCGGCGGGACGGGTGGCTGAGCGGCCCGTGGAACTGGTGGCGGGACAGCCAACTGAACGCCGGTCGGTGACGCTGATCAGCGGGGACCAGGTGGTGCTCGAACCCAACGGTGAACCGCGTGAGGTGCGCCGGGGGCCCGGTCGGGAGCAGATGTCCTTCAGCGTGCAGCGGCGGTTTGGGCGGCACCACGTCATCCCCGCCGACGCGCGAGCGCTGCTGGCCGAGGGCAAACTCGACCAGCGGCTCTTCGATGTGACCGCGCTGGCGGAGTTCGGCTACACCGACGACAAGCGGCCCGACCTGCCGCTGATCCTCGGCTACCAGGGCAACGGGCCGCGGGCCAAGGCGCGCGGCTTGCCTGGGGTCGCGGGGGTTACCGTCCACAGTGAACTGGCCAGTGTCTCGGGGCTGGCCGTCGGGGTTGCCAAGCGGGACGCGGCCGCGCTGTGGGCCACGTTGACCGGGGGTATCGGCTTAGGTTCCGGGTTGGCCAAGGTCTGGTTGAACGGCAAGCGCAAACCGTTGCTGGACAAGAGCACCGCGCAGATCGGCGCACCTGCTGCCTGGCAGGCGGGGCATACCGGCAAGGGAGTCACGGTCGCGGTGTTGGACACCGGGATCGACTCCGGTCATCCGGATCTCACCGGGCGGGTGGCGGCGGCGAAGAACTTCACCGCGGAGGAGGCCAAGGACTTCGTCGGGCACGGCACGCACGTCGCCTCGATCCTGGCCGGGCACGGGGAGAAGTACCGGGGTGTCGCGCCGGAGGCCACGCTGGTCGACGGCAAGGTCTGCGATCGGGATGGGTGTGCCGAGGACGCGATCCTGCGTGGGATGGAGTGGGCCGCTGCCGAGCGGGCGGCCAAGGTGGTCAACTTCAGTGTTGGTGGGGATGACTCACCGGGGTTGGATCCGGTGGAGCAGGCCGTCAACACGCTCACCGAGCGGCACGGCACGTTGTTCGTGGCCGCCTCGGGCAACGACGGCGGCGGCGTGCCGGTGATGTCCCCGGCCAGCGCCGATGCCGCGCTCGCGGTGGGCGCGGTGGACCGCGATGACCAGCTGGCCCACTTCTCCAACACCGGCCCCCGGGTCGGTGACGGGGCGATCAAGCCCGACCTCACCGCGCCCGGCGTGGACATCGTCGCGGCGCGGTCCCAGCACAGCGGGGGCAAGCCGGAGGACCGCCACATCGCCAAGTCCGGCACCTCGATGGCCACCCCGCACGTGGCCGGTGCGGCCGCGATCCTGGCCGGTCAGCACCCGGACTGGACCGCGGACCGGCTCAAGTCCGTGCTGATGGCCTCGGCCAGGCCGAACCCGGAGCGGACCGTGTTCGAGCAGGGTGCGGGCCGGGTCGACGTGGCGGCCGCGGTGGCCACCTCGGTCACCTCCGCGCCGACCGCGCTGAACCTGGGGATCCAGCACTCCCCGCACCACGATGACGAGCCTGTGGTGCGCACCGTGACCTACCACAACGCCGGGTCCACGCCGGTGACGCTGACCCCCGGGTTCGAGGTGCGCGGTCCGGGTGGCGTCCAGCCGCCCGCGGGCATGTTCACCGTCTCACCCGCGACCGTCACCGCGCCGCCCGGCGGGTCCGCGCAGGTGACGATCACCGCGGACACCCGCACCGGCGGTCCGGACGGCCAGTACACCGGACGTCTGGTGGCCAAGGCCGGTGCGCTGAGCGTGCAGACACCGTTGGTGATCGAGCAGGAGATCGCCAGCTACGACCTCACGATCGTGCACCGGGACCGCACCGGCGTGAACACCGCCAAGCACTCCACCCACGTGGTGTTCCTGTCCGACAACGACTCTCGCTCGCCGACCAGCACGGACGGCGTGGTGAAGGTCAGGTTGCCCAAGGGCCAGTACTACGTCGAGGCCATGATCGAGAGTCCGGCGAGTGGGCCAGCTGCCAGGGACATCGCGCTGCTCGCCCAGCCCACCGTCGACCTCACCGGCGACACCACGGTGGTCCTGGACGCGGCCATCAGCAAGCCGGTGAAGGTGACCGTGCCGCCCGGTGACGCGAAGCTGGTGCACGCCGAGATCGCCACCGCCCGCACCACCAAGCGGTGGCCGTGGTGGAACGCCTGGACCGGGCCGACCTTCGACGGTGTGCACACCGGGCACGTCGGGCCGCCCGCCGCGGCGACGGAGTTCTCCATGAACGTGCACGGCCAGTGGGCGGAGCCGGAAACGCCGGAGCGGGGTGAGCGGGCTCCGTACTTCTATTCCCTGTCCTGGCAGGAGAACGGCCGCATGCCCACCGGCTTCACCCGGAAGGTCGACCACTCCGGGCTGGCCAGGTTCGAGGCGAACTACCGGGCCACCGGCGACGGACAGGCGGCCAAGGCGATGCTGTGGGAGGTGCTGCCCAACGGCAGGCACACCCTGGGGCCGAACCTGATCATCCCGTTGCCGCACAAGCGGATCGAGTACCGCAACGCGGAGTTCCAGACACTCGACTACCTCGACGTGATCCGGGCGGACAACCCGACCGGCTATCCGCTGTACAGCCTGCAGACCGGGATCACCCGCCACCGGGCCCAGAACTACGTCACGACCTGGAATGGCGCGCCGTTCTCCCTCGCCTACCGCTGGTACTCATCGGCGACCCGGCAGGGCGACGACCTCAGGATCAGCATCTACCCGCACAGCGATCAGGAAGGGCATGAGGGCTACGAACCCTCGGGACTCCAGCGGGCCACCCTGTACCGGGACGGCAAGGAGTTCGGCGAAGGGCATTCGATCGGCAACGTCCGGATGCAGCTTCCGCCCTCGGCCGGGAACTACCGGTTGGAGAGCGAGCAGAACGGTGCGGGCATCAACGGGTTCTCCACCAAGGTGCTGAGCACGTGGAACTTCCGTTCCGAGCACGTGCCGGGCACGGAGAAGGCCAAGCTGCCGCTGCACCTGATCCGGTTCGCGCCGAGACTGGACGAGTACAACCGGGCGCCTGCGGACCGGGATTTCCTCATCCCGGTGCGGGTGGAGCAGCAGCCGGGCGCCCCGGCCCGGACCATCCGCCAGTTGACGACCGAGGTCTCCTACGACGACGGGGTCACCTGGACGGTTGCCGAGAAGGTCTTCGGACATGACGGGCACGCCCTCGTCCGGGTCCGGCACCCCCGCGGAGACGGGTTCGTCTCGTTGCGGGCCAAGGCCGTCGACAATGCCGGGGACTCGATCGAGCAGACCAACGTCCGGGCCTACCGCCTGGGCTGA
- a CDS encoding TetR/AcrR family transcriptional regulator: MTTPGDFQRARRPEQVQARRAAILDAATTMLAERPLAEISLRELSDRVGLAKSNVLRYFDSREAIYLEILDSQWAAWLDELDQELPRAAQSATGRFGVETAVAGEIARSLIARPRLCELISGMAAVLERNITVEFARTFKRDATQHTLRLAAQVRATLPQLDDAAAMHFAASVFIITGGMWPYANPTAEVAQVMAEMRVPPAPEMFRAGLVQGLTNQLIGLSAQA, from the coding sequence ATGACCACGCCCGGTGACTTCCAGCGCGCGCGGCGGCCCGAACAGGTCCAGGCCCGCCGCGCCGCGATCCTGGACGCCGCCACGACCATGCTCGCCGAACGCCCGCTGGCCGAGATCAGCCTGCGCGAACTGAGCGACCGGGTCGGCCTGGCCAAGTCCAACGTGCTGCGGTATTTCGACAGCCGCGAGGCCATCTACCTGGAAATCCTGGACAGCCAGTGGGCCGCGTGGCTGGACGAGCTGGACCAGGAACTGCCGAGGGCCGCGCAGTCCGCCACCGGCCGGTTCGGCGTGGAGACCGCGGTGGCGGGGGAGATCGCCCGCAGCCTGATCGCCCGCCCCCGGCTGTGCGAACTGATCAGCGGCATGGCCGCGGTGCTGGAACGCAACATCACCGTGGAGTTCGCCCGCACCTTCAAACGCGACGCCACCCAGCACACCCTCCGCCTGGCCGCCCAGGTCCGCGCCACCCTGCCCCAGCTCGACGACGCCGCGGCCATGCACTTCGCCGCCTCGGTGTTCATCATCACCGGCGGCATGTGGCCGTATGCCAACCCGACCGCGGAGGTCGCCCAGGTGATGGCCGAGATGCGGGTGCCGCCTGCCCCGGAGATGTTCCGGGCCGGCCTCGTGCAGGGGCTGACCAACCAGCTCATCGGGCTGTCCGCGCAGGCCTGA